Below is a window of Brachyspira hampsonii DNA.
GTGATATAGAATGCAGTAGAAAAATACCATCAAAAGATGAAGTAATAAAAATATTAGACACACTAAAAGCAGATTACAATTTAAATGAAATAATTGATGTATTGGAAAATTCAGAAGTAGATAATAATATAGATGAAAATATTGATTATCAGGAAGAAACATATTTTAAAACTTTTAAGAAAAGAGGCTAATTATTATTATGAAAAATAATGAAATAGTAAAAATCATTGAAAAAAATTTAAAAGATTATGAGAATAAAGGCGGAATAATAAAATATCCATTTCCTATTATCGATTTTGCTTTTAGAAATTTTGGATTGGATGTTCAGTATGATGAAAGGTTGTTCTATAAACATAAAAATAAAGCAGGTATGATAAATATAAAGAAATCTGTTATAAATATAAACCCAAAAAGAGAAGATTTTAAGATAGGAGATTTTGTAGTACCTAAAGAATTTTATATAGAGGAATCTGAAAATCAAATTATAGCTCATGAAATAGGGCATTATGTAAAATACAATAGTATAGATAATGAAGATCTTTTTGATAAGGCTTATTATATTGATGAGTATTCTAATATAATGTTTAATAATGAAGTATTTGCAAATAAATATGCTAGAAATTTATTAATTCCTAAAGATGAATTAAATAAATTTCTTTCTTCAAATGAAATAATAGGAACAATAGATTTAATGAGAGAATCATCTATCATAAGAAAATATTTTGGTATAACCGAGTTTATGCTTGAAGTTAGGCTAAAAGAATTAAAAATACCATTTGTAAATGGATACTATATACCAGATCAATTAAAAAAAGATAATCTTATATATAGCAGAGAAAATTTATTAAAATTAATGGAAATTTCTATAGGCAATGGTTTTGGTTTGACACCTAATTATGGCGATGCTGAAAAAATAGTATATTTGTACAATAAAGCAACAGGAGAAAACAGAGACAGCGGACCTATTTATATGACATTATGGAGGATAGCAAATGGAAAATATGATCATTTTGCAGAAATATGTGAAAGAAGATTAAGATTTATAAATGAGCAAAGAAAAAAAATACCGTATATACAGAAACAAATAATACTAAAAAAATTAGAAAAAGAAGGAGCAAATAAAATAACCATATTTGGTTCATTTGTAAAAAAAGAAAAATCTGTTTTCAATGATAAAAGCGATATTGATATATTAGTGAATTTTAAAGAGACTAAAAGTATGTTTGAAATAATGAGAATAAAAAATGAATTAGAGCAGATGCTTTCAAGAAAAGTAGATTTAGTTCCTGAAAATAGTATAAAAGATTATATGATTGAGTCAATAGAAGAAAATAAAGAAGTATTATTATAATAAAGTAGGTAATAAATGAAAAGAAGTGATGTATATTATATTAATGATATAAAGAAATGCATAAATTCGATAGAAAATTACCTTATTGAAATAAAAGATAAAGATGATTTTCTTAGTAATGAAAGAATGCAAAAGTTAATGATCTATGAAATAATGATTATAGGAGAAGCATCTTCTAAAATATCAATAGAGACTAAAAACAATAATCCTCAAATAGAATGGCGTTTGCTTTCAGACATGCGTAATTTTTTAATACATCAATATCATGATATTTGCAATGATATAGTATGGGCAACAGTAAATAAAGATATTCCAAAACTAAAAGAAGATATCTATAGTATAAAATTATAGGAGGCCCAACAATGACCCACCCACTCCCCGCAGGCTGGCAAGAATTAAAATTGCAGGAATGCCTATTAGAACAACCAAAATATGGAATGAATGCCCCTGCTGTAAAATATGATAATTCATTACCGACATATATAAGGATAACTGATATAGATGAGTATGGAAATTTTATAAATGATAATAAAGTATCTGTTAATAATGCGAATTATGAAGAGTATATTTTACATGATAATGACTTTTTGTTTGCAAGAACGGGAGCTTCAGTAGGAAAAACATATTTATATAATAGAAAAGACGGCATTTTAGTTTTTGCAGGTTATTTAATAAAAGTAAAACCGAATCAAAATATATTAAATAGCCTATTTTTAAAATATTATACTCAGAGTAAAAGATATTGGGATTTTGTGAAAATTACATCTACGAGAACAGGACAGCCGGGAATAAATGGAAAAGAATATGCTAATATGAATATAATACTCCCACCGCTAGACGAACAAAAGCGTATAGCAGAAGTGTTGTCATTATGCGATGATGTTATAGAGAATCTTATGCAATTAATAGAGAAGAAAGAGCTTTATAAGAAAGGCGTAATGCAAAGAGTGTTAAGCGGTGAAGTTCGTTTCAATGGTTTTAAAGATGAGTGGAAAATAAAAAAATTATCCGAAATTAGCAGAAGTATAAAAACAGGAAAATTAGATGCTAATGCTATGGAAGAAAACGGACAATATAGGTTTTATACTTGTGCTAGAGAATATTATAGAATAAATGAATATGCCTTTTATGGGGAGGCTTTATTAATATCCGGCAATGGTGCTTATGTTGGATATGTTCATTATTATAAAGGTAAGTTTAATGCTTATCAAAGAACTTATGTTTTAATGGATTTTGAAGAAGATATAAAATATATAAAATATTATCTTGACATATATTTAAAAGATAGAATAAGAAAAGAGAAAAATGAGGGAAATACACCATATATAGTTTTAAGTACATTAACAGAGATGGAAATAAAAGTACCAAGCCTAGAGGAGCAGAAAAAAATTGCGGGGCTTATTTCGGTTATAGACGAAGAGATTGACAATCTTAAAAAGCAGTTGGAGCTTCGTAAACAGCAGAAGAAAGGACTTATGCAGAGGCTTTTAAGCGGAGAGGTGAGGATTTAAAGTTTTTAGTATAATTGTATAATGAGAAGTAATCAGCCGCACCTACTGTTGACTATCTGTAATATTAAGAAATACGGTGCGGGTTGGTGGTACAGCTCGTACAGGAGTTTTTTATGAATGAACAATACAGCGAAAGAATATTACAAAATAAAGTTATAGAACTTTTTAAAAATATGGGATATCAATATTTAAGCCCAGAGGAAGCTCTTAAAGAAAGAGATAATGATACTAATAATGTGCTATTTAAAAATATTCTCGAAGAACAGCTTAAAAAAATTAATTACTTTATGTATGATGATAAGAAAAACAGATTTTCAATAGATAATATCAAAAAGGCTATAAGCGACTTGGATATGCCGCTTATAAAAGGATATTTAATCACAAATGAAGAGATTACAGAAAGAATTTTAAAAGGCGAATCATACAAAGAAAAAATCGGAAATAAATATGAAAGTTTTAATATCAAATATATAGATTTTGACAATATAGAAAATAATACATTTCATATCACTGAAGAGTTTACAGTAACTAGAAACAGCACAGAAGAAAAAGAAAAAACAAGAAGACCGGATTTAGTAATATTCATAAACGGCATACCTATAGCAGTAATAGAATTAAAAAAAGGAAGCGTAAACTCAAAAAATGCTATAGAGCAGATGGTGAGAAATCAGGAAGAAAATGAAATAAGACAGTTATTTAAATTCAGCCAATTACTAATATGTGCTAATGATGATATGGTTAAATACGGCACAGCAGGAACTCCGGTAAAATTGTATAATGTTTGGAAAGATAAAGAAAATAATGATAATAAAAAAGATAAAACAGGCAGAAAAGAAGAAAGCAAAGTAATGAAAGCATTAAAAAAATAGTGAAAGACAGAGTAATAAATGAAATAGACATAACATTATATTCATTATTTGAAAAAGAAAGATTATTCGATATATTAGAATATTTTATCATATTTGACGGCACGGTAAAAAAAGTTACAAGATACAATCAATACTTCGCTATAAAAAAAACTATAGATAAAATACAAAATATAAGTCAAGGAAAAAGACAAGGCGGAGTAATATGGCATACTCAGGGAAGCGGCAAAAGCCTTACAATGTCTATGCTTACAAAAATAATATCAAGAAAAATAAAAAACTCTAAAATAGTAGTAGTAACCGACAGAGTAGATTTAGACGAGCAAATTCATGGCACTTTCAAAAATACAGATATAGAGGTTGAAAGAGCAACAACAGGTGCCAACTTAATCAAATTAATAGAAAGCGGTAAAAGCGTCATAACAACAGTAATCAATAAATTTGAAAAAGTATTTGATAAAAAAGTGGTAATGGATTCTGAAGATATTTTTATACTAGTAGATGAAAGCCATAGAACGCAGTATGGGGATTTTGCTATGAAGATGAGAAAAGTTTTTCCTAATGCCTGTTATTTAGGCTTTACAGGAACCCCTTTATACAAATCCGAAAAAAGTACAGCAGAAAAATTCGGAGGCTTTATAGATTCATACACTATAAGGGATGCATTAGAAGACAAAGTAATAGTACCTCTATACTATGAAAGCAGATTGATAAATCAGAAAATATACGATAAAAAAGGATTAGATTACAGATTTGATTTAATTACTAGAGATTTAACAGATAAAGAAAAAGAAGATTTACAAAAGAAAAATCTAAGCGAAAATGTGATACTTGAAAGCGAGCAGCGATTAATAGTATTAGCTGATGATATAGCAAAACATTATAAAACTAATTTAGCAAATACAGAGTTTAATGCTATGCTTGCAGTAGAAAGCAAATATGAGGCAATTAAGATGAAGGAAATATTCGATACTTATCATAGCCTTGAAACAGCAGTGGTTATATCTTCGCAAAATGATGAAGGGGCAGACAGTGATGAATACAAAAAAAATAATGGCTCAGAAAAAAAACAGTATGTAGCAGAAAAATGGAAAGCTCTATACAGCAAATACTCAAATGATGAAAATAAATACACAGAAGAAATAATAAAAAGTTTTAAAAAAGGCACTATAGATATAATAATAGTAGTAGATAAACTTCTTACAGGTTTCGATGCCCCAAAGGCTCAGGTTTTATATATAGATAAAAAATTAAAAGATCATGGACTTCTTCAGGCTATAGCAAGAGTAAACAGAACATATTCAGGAAAAGATAATGGAATATTAATAGACTATAGAGGACTTCTTGCCAACTTGGATAATGCTTTAAATGCTTATGATAAATTAGCCAATTATGATCCTAAAGATATTGAAGATGTTGTATTCGACATAAAGGAAAAAATCGAAGAGTTTAAAAATGCTTATGAAGATTTAGTACAGTTCTTGCCTGAGCTTACATTAGAAAAAGCTTATGAGATATGCCCTCCCCTTTTAAGCGATGAAGATAAAAGAAAAAAATTCTATGGATTATTTTTAAACTATTCAAAACTTTTAAATATATGTCAGTTCAGCGATCATTTTATAGAGAGTTTTAAATATGAAGAAATTGAAAAATATAAAAAATTATTTAAAACTTGTATTGAGATTAGAAATCGTTTGAGAATTACACATCATGAAGCGGTAGATTTTAAAGAATATGAATCTAAAATGCAGAAGTTATATGATGAGTTTGTAGGTACTGATAATAATGTAAAAGTATTAAATGAAATACCTAGCATATTCGATGCCGACTTTGAAAAAGAAATAGATTATTTAAATGAATCAAAAGCAGATGCCGTAATAAATGCAGCAAACAGTGTTATAAAAGAAAAAATGGATGAAAACCCTGAAATGTACAGAAAACTTTCAGAGAAAATATTTGATATAATAGAAAAATACAAGAATAACAGAATAAATGAGCAGGAAAAACTTTTAGAGGCAATGGAAGTAGCATCGACAATAAGAGGCGAAAATGAAAAAGAAAATCTTAAATATGATGAGCGTATAAGAGATAATAAATGTGCAAGATCCATATACGATAACTCTAAAAAATATATAGATAATGATAATACATTAATAGACTTTTCTTTATTTGTTGATAAATTATTTAAAGCAAACAGCGGTATGCCTAATTGGCAGAATATACAATCTATAAGAAATAATATAGAAGGAGATATAGATATAAAATTATATGAACTTGGTAATGAAAGCGAGGATAAAAAAATATTAAGTATAAGCAATGAAGAGATGAAAGAATTTTTAAAAATGCTGGTGAAGATAGGTTTAAATATATATGCAAACTACAAGTGAAATAATAATAGAATATAAAAAAATAAAAAATATTTATATAAGAGTAAAGCCCGATTTAAATATATATGTTACAGCCCCAAAAAGAGCTGCTAAAAAGTACATATACGAACTTATAGAAAAAAGAAGAGAATGGATAGAAGAGAGAAAGGAAGCTATAAAAAAGAAAAACAGTTTTGATATAAGCAAAAAGGAACTTGCAAGCGGCAATGAAGTATATTATCTTGGCAAAAGCTATATGCTTAAAGTATTAAAATGCAAGAAAGAAAATATAATTCTTGCCGGCAGAATGATGTATATGTATGTGAATATAAAAGATAAAGAGGAATATAAAAATAGTGATATCAGAAAAAAACATATTCTTCTTGATACATGGTACAAAAAAGAAGCATTAAAGCTATTTGATTCACTTATAAAAAAATATTCTGCTATGATGAACTTAGAAATTAATACATTCACAGTAAAAAAATTAAAAAGCAAATGGGGTTCATGCGATATAAATAAAAAACATCTTACATTTAATTTGGAACTTATGAAATATCCGATTTCTGCTGTAGAATATATTGTTCTTCATGAATTAGCACATCTTCTGCAGGCTAATCATAGTAAAAAATTTTATAATATAGTAAGTTTGTATATGCCGGAATGGAAAAAGGAAAAGAAGATTTTGGATACATTTTTTACTAATTTATAATTTAAAGAAGTTGAAAAAAATATAAATTACTCTATACTAAAAAAGCTTTTTAATTTCATAATACAAAATTAATAATAGAGGTAAAAATAATGGATTATAATGAAAAGTTATATAATGTATTTTCCAGTGGAGAGCAGAGATTAGAATCATGGATGGCGGCTGTATTTACTAAAGAATATGATCATAATATGACAGTTGAAGAGTTAAGAGATATATTATCAGAATCTGATGAATATATGGTATTAGAGTTCAATGAAATAGAAAAATCCAATTTTATAAGAGATAAATCTAAATGGGAAGTATCGGTTAAGCTGCAGTATTTGCCTATGGTTATAGATGAAATAGAAGAAATGGACGAAGATGGATGCGGCGATGGTTCCTGCGGATGCGGGCATAATCATGATGATGAAGGACACTCCTGCGGATGCGGACATAATCATGACGATGAAGGACACTCCTGCGGATGCGGACATAATCATAACGATGAAGAACACTCCTGCGGGTGCGGACATAATTATGACGATGAAGAAGAAAATAATGATGAGCTTAGTTTTTATGTGGCATTAGTCGATGCTTCAAGCGTTACTGAAAATGTACCTGAAATATTTTCTGTAAATACAGTAAGAGAAAATGATTATAATGAGGCATGTCAATGTAAATATGCAGTACATGTGTCAACAACATTTGATAATCATCCTCTTACCGACTATCAAAGACAATTAAAATTATTAGACAGTTTAGTTCCGGAATGTTCTATATTTTTAGATATGTCATGCTACACAGCACATTCAGGAGATTGGCTTTCTTATACATCAACTTTTGCATTACCTCCTTCTTTAGATTATCTATATACCATACATGCAGTTTATGATGATGATAAAGACCCTAACAAAGTAGAATATTGGTTTCATACGCATGGACTTTACAGAGTAGGTTCTATAGAATTAGAAATAGTAGGAGTTGAAGATTCAAATGCCTCTTATGGTGCATTGCTTAATACTTGTGCAAAAATGTTTATAGAAAGAGGAGTTCCTGAAGCGGGATTTAAATTTAATCCTGCATATAACACTTATGTATGCTGGTTTCCTTGGCAGGAGGCTTTGAAGAAATTAAATATTGCTGATGATATTACAGGAAGTGCTAAAGACAGAAATGACGGAGTGCATAATACGCCTTCAGGTATTTTGCTTGCTGTAGATGCTGAAGGCAATTATCATTCTCTTGATTATTATAAAAATGAGCTTACAGATAATCCTATGTTTATGATGAGTTATTTTGAAACTTCGCTAATGAGAGAGGCTGCTTTTGAAAAATTAGAGTATTTCTTAGAATTATTGAATAAAAGTAAAGGTGATGATAAGATTTCTTTCTTAGTGAAATTAGGATACGGAGAAACAGAAGAAAACCCTAATGACTTAGAGCATTTATGGTTTGATGTGCATGACTTCACCAATGAAGGATATTTCGATGCTACTTTAATAAATGAACCTTATAAAGATTTGGGTATGCATGAAGGCGATAGAGGAATGCATAGTATAGAAAGACTCACCGATTGGGAAATATATACAGAAGAAAATAACTATAATTCAAGAAATATATATCTATTATTTCAAGAAGAATAATATTATTAAAAATTGCAGGCATATAATAAATTTAGTATTTGTTATATATAATCAGCCTGCAATTTTTGTTAATAAATAAATTAAAATAATGTATATTTATAAAACCTATATTAATAAATCTAATTATAAAACAATTTTTATATATTCTTTATTTATTCCGCACTATGATAACTTATACAGTATAATTTAATATAAAAATATCATAAATTATATTAATACTATAGTTAAACTTACAAAAATAGTTATTATTAGCTATAGATTTTTTTATATTTTTAATTAAACTTTTATAATAAGAATTCTATCTTAAGTACATTACATTAAAACGGAGAAAAGTATGGAAAGAGCATATATAAAAAACATAGCCTACTATGTACCTGAAAGAATATTAGATAATAAATATTTTGAAAGTATATTAGACACTAACAATGAATGGATAATAACTCGTACAGGAATAGAAACAAGACATATGGCAAGAGCAGATGAAACTATTTTTGAAATGGGGTTGAATGCTGTTAGAAACTTAGAAAAAAAAGGGATTGATTTGCAGGAAGTTGATGCTATATTAGTACCTACTGTAACAAAAGATTATATATTCCCTTCTATGGCAGGACAATTGCAAAAAACATTGGGATTAAAACACTGCTTTGCTTTAGATATATCTGCTGCCTGCTCTGGATATATATATGCATTGAACACAGCTACTGCATTAATAGAAAGCGGACAATGTAAAAATGTACTTATAGTTTCAAGCGAAAAACTTACTAAAGATATTAATTGGAAAGACAGAGGAACTGCTATTTTATTCGGAGATGCTGCTACTGCTTCATTAATAACAGCAAGAAATGACGGTAAAGGCATAATAGGAATGCATATGCAAAGCGAGCCGGATATGAGTATTGTACTTAATGGCGGAAGTGTTTGTCCTATAAGAGCCGATGATATAGAGGCACCTGAATTCAAGATATATATGGAAGGATCTGAAACTTTTAAAAGAGCTGTTACTGAGTTTTCTAATAGCATAGATAAAGTTTTGGCAGATTCCGGAAAACAATTAAGCGATGTTAAATATTTTGTACCTCATCAGGCTAATTTGAGAATTATGCAGGCTGTTGCTAAAAGAATAGGGCTTCCTATGGAAAAAGTAAGTGTTGTATTAAACAAGTTCGGAAACTGCTCTTCTGCAAGTATAGGCTTGGCTCTAACTGATGCTTTAGATAATAATAAAATTAATGACGGAGATTTAGTTCTTCTTACAGGATTCGGAGGCGGATTTACTTGGGGTTCTACTTTAATGGTTTGGTAATAAATATTTTTGAAAGCAAATAATTTTAACAATATTCATTTTTCATTACTGCTAAATTTTTTATATACTAATTATAAAACTTGTAAAAACAG
It encodes the following:
- a CDS encoding restriction endonuclease subunit S, with amino-acid sequence MTHPLPAGWQELKLQECLLEQPKYGMNAPAVKYDNSLPTYIRITDIDEYGNFINDNKVSVNNANYEEYILHDNDFLFARTGASVGKTYLYNRKDGILVFAGYLIKVKPNQNILNSLFLKYYTQSKRYWDFVKITSTRTGQPGINGKEYANMNIILPPLDEQKRIAEVLSLCDDVIENLMQLIEKKELYKKGVMQRVLSGEVRFNGFKDEWKIKKLSEISRSIKTGKLDANAMEENGQYRFYTCAREYYRINEYAFYGEALLISGNGAYVGYVHYYKGKFNAYQRTYVLMDFEEDIKYIKYYLDIYLKDRIRKEKNEGNTPYIVLSTLTEMEIKVPSLEEQKKIAGLISVIDEEIDNLKKQLELRKQQKKGLMQRLLSGEVRI
- a CDS encoding type I restriction endonuclease subunit R: MKDRVINEIDITLYSLFEKERLFDILEYFIIFDGTVKKVTRYNQYFAIKKTIDKIQNISQGKRQGGVIWHTQGSGKSLTMSMLTKIISRKIKNSKIVVVTDRVDLDEQIHGTFKNTDIEVERATTGANLIKLIESGKSVITTVINKFEKVFDKKVVMDSEDIFILVDESHRTQYGDFAMKMRKVFPNACYLGFTGTPLYKSEKSTAEKFGGFIDSYTIRDALEDKVIVPLYYESRLINQKIYDKKGLDYRFDLITRDLTDKEKEDLQKKNLSENVILESEQRLIVLADDIAKHYKTNLANTEFNAMLAVESKYEAIKMKEIFDTYHSLETAVVISSQNDEGADSDEYKKNNGSEKKQYVAEKWKALYSKYSNDENKYTEEIIKSFKKGTIDIIIVVDKLLTGFDAPKAQVLYIDKKLKDHGLLQAIARVNRTYSGKDNGILIDYRGLLANLDNALNAYDKLANYDPKDIEDVVFDIKEKIEEFKNAYEDLVQFLPELTLEKAYEICPPLLSDEDKRKKFYGLFLNYSKLLNICQFSDHFIESFKYEEIEKYKKLFKTCIEIRNRLRITHHEAVDFKEYESKMQKLYDEFVGTDNNVKVLNEIPSIFDADFEKEIDYLNESKADAVINAANSVIKEKMDENPEMYRKLSEKIFDIIEKYKNNRINEQEKLLEAMEVASTIRGENEKENLKYDERIRDNKCARSIYDNSKKYIDNDNTLIDFSLFVDKLFKANSGMPNWQNIQSIRNNIEGDIDIKLYELGNESEDKKILSISNEEMKEFLKMLVKIGLNIYANYK
- a CDS encoding DUF4026 domain-containing protein, whose translation is MDYNEKLYNVFSSGEQRLESWMAAVFTKEYDHNMTVEELRDILSESDEYMVLEFNEIEKSNFIRDKSKWEVSVKLQYLPMVIDEIEEMDEDGCGDGSCGCGHNHDDEGHSCGCGHNHDDEGHSCGCGHNHNDEEHSCGCGHNYDDEEENNDELSFYVALVDASSVTENVPEIFSVNTVRENDYNEACQCKYAVHVSTTFDNHPLTDYQRQLKLLDSLVPECSIFLDMSCYTAHSGDWLSYTSTFALPPSLDYLYTIHAVYDDDKDPNKVEYWFHTHGLYRVGSIELEIVGVEDSNASYGALLNTCAKMFIERGVPEAGFKFNPAYNTYVCWFPWQEALKKLNIADDITGSAKDRNDGVHNTPSGILLAVDAEGNYHSLDYYKNELTDNPMFMMSYFETSLMREAAFEKLEYFLELLNKSKGDDKISFLVKLGYGETEENPNDLEHLWFDVHDFTNEGYFDATLINEPYKDLGMHEGDRGMHSIERLTDWEIYTEENNYNSRNIYLLFQEE
- a CDS encoding nucleotidyltransferase domain-containing protein, yielding MKNNEIVKIIEKNLKDYENKGGIIKYPFPIIDFAFRNFGLDVQYDERLFYKHKNKAGMINIKKSVININPKREDFKIGDFVVPKEFYIEESENQIIAHEIGHYVKYNSIDNEDLFDKAYYIDEYSNIMFNNEVFANKYARNLLIPKDELNKFLSSNEIIGTIDLMRESSIIRKYFGITEFMLEVRLKELKIPFVNGYYIPDQLKKDNLIYSRENLLKLMEISIGNGFGLTPNYGDAEKIVYLYNKATGENRDSGPIYMTLWRIANGKYDHFAEICERRLRFINEQRKKIPYIQKQIILKKLEKEGANKITIFGSFVKKEKSVFNDKSDIDILVNFKETKSMFEIMRIKNELEQMLSRKVDLVPENSIKDYMIESIEENKEVLL
- a CDS encoding helix-turn-helix domain-containing protein, whose protein sequence is MKKNIGEILKNIRMNKFISLRDLSAKMNLGNEGHIYLSDIECSRKIPSKDEVIKILDTLKADYNLNEIIDVLENSEVDNNIDENIDYQEETYFKTFKKRG
- a CDS encoding DUF86 domain-containing protein; the protein is MKRSDVYYINDIKKCINSIENYLIEIKDKDDFLSNERMQKLMIYEIMIIGEASSKISIETKNNNPQIEWRLLSDMRNFLIHQYHDICNDIVWATVNKDIPKLKEDIYSIKL
- a CDS encoding M48 family metallopeptidase, with the protein product MQTTSEIIIEYKKIKNIYIRVKPDLNIYVTAPKRAAKKYIYELIEKRREWIEERKEAIKKKNSFDISKKELASGNEVYYLGKSYMLKVLKCKKENIILAGRMMYMYVNIKDKEEYKNSDIRKKHILLDTWYKKEALKLFDSLIKKYSAMMNLEINTFTVKKLKSKWGSCDINKKHLTFNLELMKYPISAVEYIVLHELAHLLQANHSKKFYNIVSLYMPEWKKEKKILDTFFTNL
- a CDS encoding beta-ketoacyl-ACP synthase III — encoded protein: MERAYIKNIAYYVPERILDNKYFESILDTNNEWIITRTGIETRHMARADETIFEMGLNAVRNLEKKGIDLQEVDAILVPTVTKDYIFPSMAGQLQKTLGLKHCFALDISAACSGYIYALNTATALIESGQCKNVLIVSSEKLTKDINWKDRGTAILFGDAATASLITARNDGKGIIGMHMQSEPDMSIVLNGGSVCPIRADDIEAPEFKIYMEGSETFKRAVTEFSNSIDKVLADSGKQLSDVKYFVPHQANLRIMQAVAKRIGLPMEKVSVVLNKFGNCSSASIGLALTDALDNNKINDGDLVLLTGFGGGFTWGSTLMVW
- a CDS encoding type I restriction endonuclease, with translation MNEQYSERILQNKVIELFKNMGYQYLSPEEALKERDNDTNNVLFKNILEEQLKKINYFMYDDKKNRFSIDNIKKAISDLDMPLIKGYLITNEEITERILKGESYKEKIGNKYESFNIKYIDFDNIENNTFHITEEFTVTRNSTEEKEKTRRPDLVIFINGIPIAVIELKKGSVNSKNAIEQMVRNQEENEIRQLFKFSQLLICANDDMVKYGTAGTPVKLYNVWKDKENNDNKKDKTGRKEESKVMKALKK